A stretch of Ipomoea triloba cultivar NCNSP0323 chromosome 13, ASM357664v1 DNA encodes these proteins:
- the LOC116003038 gene encoding protein ASPARTIC PROTEASE IN GUARD CELL 1 — protein sequence MANLSYILCFFFALCLTSPVLSRVISENPRTTSLDIPSSIHKTLTVFSSLDSQAEKSVESQKWGFSSPSAFSLPLHSRLAVRGTSERDYKSLTLARLERDSARVQSLQTRLDLAVNGITKADLKPMEMEVEDEKLEGPIISGTSQGSGEYFSRVGIGHPPSEVYMVLDTGSDVNWLQCAPCADCYQQADPIFDPVKSSTYSPLSCDTKQCQSLDVSECRNNTCMYEVSYGDGSYTVGDFVTESVTFGGSAAVDNVAIGCGHSNEGLFIGAAGLIGLGGGALSFPSQIKASSFSYCLVDRDSDSTSTLEFDSATPPGAVTAPLIRNSKLDTFYYVELTGLSVAGNMLPISTSALKLDDNGDGGVIVDSGTAVTRLQTDVYNSLRDEFVKGTRHLPSTNGVALFDTCFDLSKKKTVDVPTVSFHFSNGKELALPAKNYLIPVDSSGTFCLAFAPTSSSLSIIGNVQQQGTRVTFDLANSLIGFSSNKC from the coding sequence ATGGCAAATCTTTCTTATATTCTCTGCTTCTTCTTCGCTCTTTGCCTTACTTCTCCAGTTCTCTCTCGGGTGATATCAGAAAACCCAAGAACGACGTCGCTCGATATTCCGTCCTCGATACACAAAACACTCACTGTGTTCTCCTCCCTCGATTCTCAAGCCGAGAAGTCAGTTGAAAGTCAGAAATGGGGGTTTTCTTCTCCGTCTGCGTTCTCTCTTCCCCTACATTCTCGATTGGCTGTTCGGGGAACCTCGGAGAGAGATTACAAGTCGCTAACTTTGGCTCGACTCGAGCGTGACTCGGCTAGAGTACAGTCGCTTCAGACTCGGCTAGATCTGGCGGTTAACGGGATAACCAAGGCGGATCTGAAGCCTATGGAGATGGAGGTGGAGGATGAGAAGCTGGAGGGGCCCATTATCTCCGGAACGAGTCAGGGAAGCGGTGAGTATTTCTCCCGAGTTGGAATCGGTCACCCGCCGAGTGAGGTTTACATGGTGCTCGATACTGGGAGCGATGTGAACTGGCTTCAATGCGCTCCTTGCGCCGATTGTTACCAGCAAGCCGACCCGATTTTCGACCCGGTTAAGTCTTCTACTTACTCGCCTCTCTCATGCGACACCAAGCAGTGTCAATCGCTGGATGTTTCGGAGTGCAGGAACAACACGTGTATGTACGAGGTGAGCTACGGCGACGGCTCGTACACCGTCGGCGATTTTGTAACGGAATCCGTAACCTTCGGCGGCTCGGCTGCGGTGGATAACGTTGCAATCGGCTGTGGACATAGTAATGAAGGGCTGTTTATTGGAGCCGCGGGATTAATTGGGCTCGGCGGCGGCGCATTGTCGTTTCCTTCTCAGATTAAAGCCTCTTCCTTCTCATACTGCCTCGTGGACCGTGACTCTGACTCGACCTCAACTCTCGAGTTTGACTCGGCCACCCCTCCTGGCGCCGTCACTGCTCCGTTAATCCGCAACTCGAAACTGGACACATTTTACTACGTGGAACTGACGGGGCTGAGCGTGGCCGGGAATATGCTCCCCATCTCCACCTCGGCTCTGAAGCTAGACGATAACGGTGACGGCGGGGTGATCGTGGACTCGGGAACGGCGGTGACCCGGCTGCAAACCGACGTGTACAACTCCCTCCGCGACGAGTTCGTTAAGGGGACGCGTCACCTGCCGTCAACAAACGGCGTGGCCTTATTCGACACGTGCTTCGACTTATCAAAGAAGAAGACCGTTGACGTGCCAACGGTGTCGTTCCACTTCTCAAACGGTAAAGAGTTAGCATTACCGGCTAAGAACTACCTGATTCCGGTGGACTCGTCAGGGACGTTTTGCTTGGCCTTTGCTCCGACGTCGTCTTCGCTGTCTATCATAGGGAACGTACAGCAACAGGGGACACGTGTCACTTTCGACCTTGCCAACTCCCTCATTGGATTCTCATCCAATAAATGCTAG